GACTGGCCGCCTGCATGCTCGAACGCGCGGCGGCGAGTTCGGCCTCGATGCGCTCCGCGTGACGCGCGAGCTGCAAGCCGAGCGGCGTCGCGCGATAACCGCTGCGCGAACGCTCGAACAACCGCTGCCCGAGACCGCGCTCGATCCGCTGGACCGAGCGGAACACGGTCGATGCATCGAGCGCCAGCCGCAACGCCGCTTCGGCGAGCGTGCCCGCGCGGACCAGCGCGAGTACGATCTGCGTGTCGGCCGGCGTCAGTTCATATTGCGTTTTTGCACGCATCGTTTGGTCGTTCGCCTGTTTATCGGATGCCCGGAACGGTGCTACTTTTACCACACCGGCTCTGCGTCACGAGCCACCCTGTCGACGCTGCGATGCGTCACCCTGTCACGACAACGAAAAAGGATCACGGATGAAACTCTACTACTCGCCTGGCGCCTGTTCGCTCGCCGTTCGTATCGCGCTGCTCGAAGCCGGCCTCGACTTCGACGCAATCAAGGTCAACCTCCCGAAGCACACGCTCGCGACCGGCGAAGACTACTACGCGATTTCGCCGCGCGGCTACCTGCCGCTGCTCGAACTCGACGACGGCTCGCGGCACACCGAAGGCGCGGCGCTGCTGCAATACGTCGGCGATCGCGATCCGCGGCATGCGCTGATTCCGGCTGTGGGCACGCCGGAACGGATGGCTGTGCTCGAATGGCTCACCCATATCGGCACCGAAATGCACAAGGTGTTCAGCCCGTGGCTGTGGCATTCGGATACTGCTGATTCGACGAGAGAGACGTGCCTCAAGAAGCTCGCTGCGCGCTTTACCGAACTCGATACGCTGTTCGCCACGCGCGAGTACCTGACCGGCACGTTCACGGTCGCCGACGCGTACGCGTTCACGATCGTCAACTGGGCGCCGATGCTGAAGATCAGTCTGTCGGATTATCCGAATCTGCTCGCGTATCAGGCGCGTGTTGCCGCGCGGCCGAAGGTGCATGAAGCGCTGGTTGCAGAGGGGTTGGCGAAGGCGCATTAAAGGCGCTTCGGTACGGCGCGGCTCAGGTAGTCGCGTCGAGCGTCGCGTGCGTATCGCGGGTCGTGTCGATCACGAGCAGCCCCGCGCGCAGCCCCGGCTTCACCGTCGGATTCGGAAACACGATGCGCTCCTCGTCGTGACGCACCGCATAGCGGTAGTCGCCGTCGCGTGCGAGCAGCGTGTCCTTCGCGAACGGCGTGAAGTTCGGTACGTCGGCGGCGACCAGCAACTCGAATGCATCGCTCTGCTTCGTGATCTGGTCGATCACCGTGAATACGCGCGGCAATACCGGTTGTGCGGCAGACTCGCCCGCGAGCAACCGGCGCAACGCGTCGTCGGCGCCCGAGAAGCGCGTGAGGTCGTTCTGTCCAAACAGCCGCACCTTGCCCAGTTCGAGCGTGCACGCGAGCGCATCGCAATGCTCGGCGGTGAAATGCGAGTACGTGTTGGCCTTCGTCGTATGCAGCAGCACCGCATCGATGCCTGCGTCGCCGAGCCATTCGAACATCGCACGCGACAACGGTGCGCCGGTGTACGGCAGCAACGCGAAGCGCTCAAACACCGAGCCGCGGATCGCGGTATGCATGTCGATATGCCAGCGCGCGCCTCTGTCTTTTCCAGCCGACGCAAAGAAGCTCTTCGCCGCCTGTTCGAGTG
This portion of the Paraburkholderia flava genome encodes:
- the gstA gene encoding glutathione transferase GstA, whose product is MKLYYSPGACSLAVRIALLEAGLDFDAIKVNLPKHTLATGEDYYAISPRGYLPLLELDDGSRHTEGAALLQYVGDRDPRHALIPAVGTPERMAVLEWLTHIGTEMHKVFSPWLWHSDTADSTRETCLKKLAARFTELDTLFATREYLTGTFTVADAYAFTIVNWAPMLKISLSDYPNLLAYQARVAARPKVHEALVAEGLAKAH
- the astE gene encoding succinylglutamate desuccinylase, which encodes MTSSAESNAGAMLADFLAWTLAGERPLNDEAQGVCANGVRWTWLDDGVLQFEPASVSSDTRSVLASAGVHGDETAPIELLSRLVRDIAEGRATLACRLLVLLGNVDAMRGACRYLDDDLNRLFGGRYTQLPQSRETPRAIALEQAAKSFFASAGKDRGARWHIDMHTAIRGSVFERFALLPYTGAPLSRAMFEWLGDAGIDAVLLHTTKANTYSHFTAEHCDALACTLELGKVRLFGQNDLTRFSGADDALRRLLAGESAAQPVLPRVFTVIDQITKQSDAFELLVAADVPNFTPFAKDTLLARDGDYRYAVRHDEERIVFPNPTVKPGLRAGLLVIDTTRDTHATLDATT